The Candidatus Deferrimicrobium sp. genome window below encodes:
- the acnA gene encoding aconitate hydratase AcnA, translating into MHLDSFGTRSRKTVGGTAFGIFRLEALEKRRVGKVARLPFSIKVLLENLLRHEDGATVTADDIRALANWSPKEPSDREIAFRPARVLLQDFTGVPALVDLAAMRDAAKRMGGDPKRINPLMPADLVIDHSVQVDRFAAASAFPDNVAKEYGRNGERYAFLRWGKESFRNFRVVPPGTGICHQVNLEHLAPVVFTRKDRSGALAYPDTLVGTDSHTPMINGLGVVGWGVGGIEAEAAMLGQPISMLIPEVVGFRMTGELPVGATATDLVLTVVQMLRKKGVVGKFVEFYGKGLSSLSVADRATISNMSPEFGATIGFFPVDRETLSYLLFTGRDKERVRLVEAYCKAQGLFRTDDTRDPVFSDTLSLDLSTVEPCIAGPRRPQDRVPLKEARDAFRKALSTWGKEARMENGDEGADRWMGEGGHVAEEIHAPGTGAWTPGTTSVRLDRGVYDLHDGSVVIAAITSCTNTSNPSVMIGAGLVAKKAVEKGLRTRPWVKTSLAPGSKVVTQYLDRAGLTPYLQALGFHLVGYGCTTCIGNSGPLPEAIAETIRRGNLVAASVLSGNRNFEGRIHPLCRANYLASPMLVVAYALAGDVDFDPYTEPLGNDKNGKPVFLHEIWPSPAEITGAVWSAVSPEMFRKEYASVFSGDEVWKKLPVPKSECFAWEPDSTYVKNPPFFENLPVKPEPVAEIRGARVLAVLGDSVTTDHISPAGDIAEDSPAGAYLKGHGIPKEEFNSYGSRRGNHEVMMRGTFANIRLRNLLAPGTEGGWTTHPPGGEKTTIYDAAMRYAGEGTPLVILAGKEYGSGSSRDWAAKGPRLLGVRAVIAESFERIHRSNLVGMGILPLQFVDGAGREFLGLTGQEIYAIEGVAGEITPRMRVTVRVSGEGGERTFPAVARIDTPAEVHYYLHGGILPYVLRRLIGT; encoded by the coding sequence ATGCATCTGGACAGTTTCGGGACCCGTTCGAGGAAGACCGTAGGCGGAACCGCCTTCGGAATCTTTCGCCTGGAGGCCCTCGAGAAGCGCCGCGTCGGCAAGGTTGCGCGCCTCCCCTTCTCCATCAAGGTCCTCCTTGAAAATCTCCTGCGCCACGAGGACGGCGCCACGGTCACGGCGGACGACATCCGGGCGCTCGCGAACTGGTCGCCGAAAGAGCCGTCGGACCGCGAGATCGCCTTTCGCCCCGCGCGGGTGCTCCTGCAGGATTTCACCGGGGTCCCCGCGCTGGTGGACCTGGCGGCGATGCGCGACGCGGCGAAGCGGATGGGCGGGGACCCGAAGCGGATCAACCCGCTGATGCCGGCGGACCTCGTGATCGACCACTCCGTGCAGGTGGACCGGTTCGCCGCGGCGTCCGCCTTCCCCGACAACGTGGCGAAGGAGTACGGGCGCAACGGGGAGCGATACGCTTTCCTGCGATGGGGGAAGGAGTCGTTCCGCAACTTCCGCGTCGTCCCGCCCGGCACCGGGATCTGCCACCAGGTGAATCTGGAGCACCTCGCCCCCGTCGTCTTCACGCGGAAAGACCGCTCCGGCGCGCTGGCGTACCCCGACACCCTCGTGGGAACCGACTCCCATACGCCGATGATCAATGGACTGGGCGTGGTGGGGTGGGGCGTGGGAGGGATCGAGGCGGAGGCGGCGATGCTCGGCCAGCCGATCTCAATGCTCATCCCCGAAGTGGTGGGGTTCAGGATGACCGGGGAGCTCCCCGTCGGAGCGACCGCGACCGACCTCGTCCTCACCGTCGTCCAGATGCTGCGGAAGAAAGGCGTGGTGGGAAAGTTCGTCGAGTTCTACGGAAAGGGGCTCTCCTCCCTCTCCGTGGCCGACCGGGCGACGATCTCGAACATGTCGCCGGAATTCGGCGCGACGATCGGCTTCTTCCCCGTCGACCGGGAGACGCTCTCCTACCTTCTCTTCACCGGCAGGGACAAGGAGCGGGTGAGGCTCGTGGAGGCGTACTGCAAGGCACAGGGGCTCTTCCGCACGGACGACACCCGCGACCCGGTCTTCTCCGACACCCTTTCGCTCGACCTTTCGACCGTGGAGCCGTGCATCGCGGGACCGCGCCGGCCGCAGGACCGCGTGCCGCTGAAGGAAGCGAGAGATGCGTTCCGCAAGGCCCTTTCCACGTGGGGGAAGGAGGCGCGGATGGAAAACGGGGATGAGGGTGCGGACCGGTGGATGGGGGAGGGCGGCCACGTCGCCGAGGAAATTCATGCTCCTGGAACGGGAGCGTGGACGCCCGGTACGACGTCGGTGCGGCTCGACAGGGGGGTGTACGACCTGCACGACGGCTCGGTGGTGATCGCCGCCATCACGAGCTGCACGAACACCTCCAACCCCTCCGTGATGATCGGCGCCGGACTGGTGGCGAAGAAGGCGGTCGAAAAGGGGCTGCGGACGCGCCCGTGGGTGAAGACGAGCCTCGCCCCGGGGTCGAAGGTGGTGACGCAATACCTCGATCGCGCGGGACTTACGCCGTACCTGCAGGCGCTCGGGTTCCACCTGGTCGGATACGGCTGCACCACCTGCATCGGAAACTCCGGGCCCCTTCCCGAGGCGATCGCGGAGACGATCCGACGCGGAAACCTGGTCGCCGCATCGGTTCTGTCGGGAAACCGGAACTTCGAGGGACGGATCCACCCGCTGTGCCGCGCGAACTACCTTGCCTCCCCGATGCTCGTCGTGGCGTACGCCCTCGCAGGGGACGTCGACTTCGACCCGTACACCGAACCGCTCGGCAACGACAAGAACGGGAAGCCGGTGTTCCTCCACGAGATCTGGCCCTCGCCGGCGGAGATCACCGGGGCGGTGTGGTCCGCCGTCTCCCCGGAGATGTTCCGCAAGGAGTACGCCTCCGTGTTCTCCGGGGACGAGGTTTGGAAAAAACTCCCCGTTCCGAAGTCGGAGTGCTTCGCCTGGGAACCGGACTCCACCTACGTCAAGAACCCGCCGTTCTTCGAGAACCTGCCGGTGAAGCCGGAACCGGTCGCGGAGATCCGAGGCGCGCGGGTCCTCGCGGTGCTCGGCGACTCGGTGACGACGGACCACATCTCGCCCGCCGGGGACATCGCCGAGGACAGCCCCGCGGGAGCCTACCTGAAGGGCCACGGCATCCCGAAGGAAGAGTTCAACTCCTACGGAAGCCGGCGGGGAAACCACGAGGTGATGATGCGGGGCACCTTCGCCAACATCCGGCTGCGCAACCTGCTGGCGCCGGGAACCGAAGGGGGGTGGACGACGCACCCGCCAGGCGGTGAAAAAACGACGATCTACGACGCGGCGATGCGGTACGCCGGTGAGGGGACCCCGCTGGTCATCCTCGCAGGGAAGGAGTACGGCTCCGGCTCGTCGCGCGACTGGGCGGCCAAGGGGCCGCGATTACTGGGAGTGCGCGCGGTGATCGCGGAGAGTTTCGAGCGGATCCACCGCAGCAACCTCGTCGGGATGGGAATCCTTCCGCTGCAGTTCGTGGATGGAGCCGGGCGGGAGTTCCTCGGCCTGACAGGACAGGAAATCTACGCCATCGAGGGGGTCGCCGGGGAGATCACGCCCAGGATGCGGGTGACGGTGCGCGTTTCCGGCGAAGGGGGAGAACGGACGTTCCCGGCAGTGGCGAGGATCGACACGCCCGCGGAGGTGCACTACTACCTCCACGGCGGCATCCTTCCGTACGTGCTCCGGAGGCTGATCGGAACGTGA
- a CDS encoding manganese efflux pump MntP family protein, which produces MDTLTLLAIAVGLAMDAFAVAIAAGIVLGTVSGRQTFRLAFHFGLFQFLMPVIGYLAGMTVEGYIKGYDHWLAFVLLGYIGGKMVYEGVWGGGEEGNGGKDPTRGMSLVVLSVATSIDALAVGISLGVLRNGGIVYPGIVIGLVACTFTAAGLHLGKRLGSAFGRRMEVVGGLVLIAIGVKILFDHYRG; this is translated from the coding sequence ATCGACACGCTGACGCTTCTAGCCATCGCTGTGGGACTGGCCATGGACGCCTTCGCCGTGGCGATCGCCGCGGGGATCGTCCTGGGGACGGTGTCCGGCCGGCAGACCTTCCGCCTCGCCTTCCACTTCGGCCTGTTCCAGTTCCTCATGCCCGTGATCGGATACCTTGCGGGGATGACCGTAGAGGGGTACATCAAGGGGTACGACCACTGGCTCGCCTTCGTCCTGCTCGGCTATATCGGCGGGAAGATGGTGTATGAAGGGGTTTGGGGAGGAGGGGAGGAGGGGAACGGCGGGAAGGACCCCACGCGGGGAATGTCCCTCGTCGTCCTGTCGGTGGCGACCAGCATCGACGCGCTGGCGGTGGGGATCAGCCTCGGCGTGCTCCGCAACGGGGGGATCGTCTACCCGGGAATCGTGATCGGGCTCGTCGCGTGCACCTTCACCGCCGCGGGGCTCCACCTCGGCAAGCGCCTGGGCTCGGCCTTCGGCAGGCGGATGGAGGTCGTCGGCGGCCTCGTCCTCATCGCCATCGGCGTGAAGATCCTGTTCGACCATTACCGTGGGTGA
- a CDS encoding MgtC/SapB family protein has product MESEWLDILAHLLVATVAGGLIGLERSYHGRPAGFRTHTLVCVASSLLMLVTMYQSKWFTGAPLDTVRVDPTRMAQGVMTGIGFLGAGVIMREGLTVRGLTTAASIWTTAAIGILAGVGFYSAVLAGSIVTIGILTVFRKVENRMRSQIFAYNTIIFGRDDYLSEGEIRALLSKNGFSVANISYRLMAKGAQLEYRMTIRTMDGGNIEKLSKTLLGLTSIVEFNISMAGD; this is encoded by the coding sequence ATGGAAAGTGAATGGCTCGATATCCTCGCGCATCTGCTGGTTGCGACGGTGGCCGGTGGGCTGATCGGGCTGGAACGGAGTTATCACGGCCGCCCGGCCGGTTTCAGGACGCATACGCTGGTTTGCGTCGCATCAAGCCTGCTGATGCTCGTCACGATGTACCAGTCGAAGTGGTTTACCGGGGCGCCGCTCGATACCGTTCGGGTGGACCCGACGCGAATGGCGCAGGGGGTCATGACCGGCATCGGTTTTCTTGGCGCGGGCGTCATCATGCGGGAGGGATTGACCGTACGGGGGTTGACCACGGCGGCTTCCATCTGGACCACGGCTGCGATCGGAATTCTCGCCGGGGTCGGCTTCTACAGTGCCGTGCTCGCTGGATCCATCGTAACCATCGGGATATTGACTGTTTTCCGAAAAGTGGAAAACAGGATGCGTTCACAGATCTTTGCATACAATACCATCATCTTCGGCAGGGACGATTACCTGTCCGAGGGGGAGATCAGGGCGCTGCTCTCGAAGAACGGTTTTTCGGTTGCCAATATAAGCTACCGCTTGATGGCGAAGGGGGCGCAGCTGGAATATCGTATGACCATCCGTACCATGGACGGCGGCAATATTGAGAAATTGTCGAAAACTCTCCTGGGTTTGACCTCGATCGTCGAATTCAATATTTCCATGGCTGGGGATTGA
- a CDS encoding TerC family protein, which produces MPQSIGTPALWGGFVAMMFILMAVEITAVRRNPHDMSMREASAWTAGWITLALLFGAGIAWHFGLRPALEYVTGYVIEYALSVDNLFVFILIFKTFGVPSTYQRPVLLWGILGAIVLRAVFILAGAALLARFNGLLYVFGAFLIYTGGKILLGKDVETHPEKNPVLKLFGKVFPVVRHFGDGRFIVKHRGRWYATALLPVLLVVEATDVVFAVDSIPAIFAVTRDPFIVFTSNIFAILGLRALYFVLKAIMDAFRFLKVGLGLVLVFVGAKMCAEKWVHVPAEISLLVVVALLGISVAASLLWPGKPEGNGDTELGLEKAPDGDGTDGNGDGKMNRHNPDNHQ; this is translated from the coding sequence TTGCCGCAGTCGATCGGCACGCCCGCGCTCTGGGGCGGCTTCGTCGCCATGATGTTCATCCTGATGGCCGTGGAGATCACCGCGGTTCGGAGGAACCCGCACGACATGTCGATGCGGGAAGCTTCCGCGTGGACCGCCGGGTGGATCACCCTCGCGCTCCTTTTCGGCGCGGGGATCGCTTGGCACTTCGGCCTCCGCCCCGCCCTCGAGTACGTGACGGGATATGTCATCGAATACGCCCTCTCCGTCGACAACCTGTTCGTCTTCATCCTCATCTTCAAGACATTCGGCGTCCCCTCGACGTATCAGCGGCCGGTCCTCCTATGGGGGATCCTCGGGGCGATTGTCCTGCGGGCCGTCTTCATCCTCGCCGGCGCCGCCCTCCTCGCCCGGTTCAACGGACTGCTCTACGTCTTCGGCGCCTTCCTCATATATACCGGGGGGAAGATCCTCCTCGGGAAGGACGTGGAAACCCACCCGGAGAAGAACCCGGTCCTCAAACTCTTCGGCAAGGTGTTCCCGGTCGTGCGCCACTTCGGGGACGGCAGATTCATCGTCAAGCATCGCGGGCGATGGTACGCCACGGCGCTCCTTCCTGTGCTGCTCGTTGTGGAGGCGACCGATGTCGTCTTCGCCGTCGACTCGATCCCTGCGATCTTCGCCGTCACGCGCGACCCGTTCATCGTCTTCACGTCGAACATCTTCGCTATTCTCGGATTGCGGGCCCTGTACTTTGTCCTCAAGGCGATCATGGACGCTTTCCGATTCCTCAAGGTGGGGCTTGGGCTGGTGCTGGTCTTCGTGGGCGCCAAGATGTGCGCCGAGAAGTGGGTGCACGTCCCCGCCGAGATCTCCCTCCTCGTGGTGGTGGCGCTGCTCGGAATCTCCGTGGCCGCGTCGCTCCTCTGGCCGGGGAAACCGGAAGGGAACGGAGACACCGAACTTGGCCTCGAAAAAGCGCCGGACGGGGATGGGACGGATGGGAACGGCGATGGTAAGATGAACCGTCACAATCCCGATAACCATCAATAG
- a CDS encoding OmpA family protein → MIGKGTDFRRNGRAAGLLLAVALVLTAGCATNPDGTTEYKRTTIGALAGGAVGAGTGMLIAGRGHRGTGALIGGVAGAAVGGGIGNYMDRQAAEMKRKLPDAAIARQGDKLYVALPSGILFDVNKDVVKPAARDQVGQAAEVLVKYPDTYITVEGHTDSTGSAEYNQKLSERRAARVRDLLASRGVAASRLAVQGYGASDPIADNGTAEGRQANRRVQLEIRPNEKLKAQQGQ, encoded by the coding sequence ATGATCGGAAAAGGTACGGACTTCCGTCGAAACGGGCGGGCCGCGGGGCTGCTCCTTGCGGTGGCCCTTGTTCTGACGGCGGGGTGCGCCACGAATCCCGACGGGACGACGGAGTACAAGCGCACAACGATCGGCGCGCTGGCGGGCGGCGCGGTGGGCGCCGGCACGGGGATGCTGATCGCTGGCAGGGGTCACCGCGGGACGGGGGCGCTCATCGGCGGGGTCGCGGGTGCGGCGGTGGGAGGCGGGATCGGCAACTACATGGACCGGCAGGCGGCGGAGATGAAGCGGAAGCTCCCCGACGCGGCGATCGCCCGCCAGGGCGACAAGCTGTACGTCGCGCTCCCCTCGGGGATCCTGTTCGACGTGAACAAGGATGTGGTGAAGCCGGCGGCGCGTGACCAGGTCGGACAGGCGGCGGAGGTTCTCGTCAAGTATCCCGACACCTACATCACGGTGGAGGGGCACACCGACTCCACGGGGAGCGCGGAATACAACCAGAAGCTCAGCGAGCGGCGTGCCGCGCGAGTGCGCGACCTGCTCGCTTCCCGCGGCGTGGCCGCATCGCGGCTCGCCGTCCAGGGCTATGGCGCGTCCGATCCCATCGCCGACAACGGGACGGCCGAGGGGCGACAGGCGAACCGGCGCGTGCAGCTCGAGATCCGGCCGAACGAGAAGCTCAAGGCGCAGCAAGGTCAGTAG
- the tkt gene encoding transketolase, protein MRAINAIRFLSVDAVQKAKSGHPGTPMGLAPLSYLLWTKYLRYNPANPDWSGRDRFVLSCGHASMLLYSLLYLTGFDMALDDLREFRQWGSKTPGHPEAGHTPGVEVTTGPLGQGLGNAIGMAMASRLLAQRFNRPGHEIVSHRIVALCSDGDMMEGVSSESASLAGFQRLGNLAVFYDDNRITIEGSTDLAFREDVGGRFRAYGWNVLNVADGNTDLAGLAAAIEVAFSERERPTLVIVRTSIGFGSPNKQDTAEAHGAPLGEAEVALAKERLGWPTSPDFFVPEDVLAHFREALSRGERAEREWRLKFAAYAAAFPDLALEWERRTWGDLPEGWAGGIPAFSPDAGAVATRSASKKILNEIAAKVPELAGGSADLAPSTDTIMKEAGDFLPDASAGGRNFHFGVREHGMGAILNGMARHGGVIPYGATFFIFTDYMRPSIRLAALMGCRVVYVLTHDSVGLGEDGPTHQPIEHLASLRAMPNLYVFRPADANETGVAWRVALERTKGPTAIVLTRQKIPVLPPSSVHRDDGADRGAYILSDPEEGRPDVLLLASGSEVHVALAAKKLLSAEGVAARVVSMPCWERFEEQPGGYREAVLPPAVAARVSVEAGSTFGWERYVGDRGASIGIDRFGASAPGERIFRELGITPEAVRDRAKSVLAAIRGGVRT, encoded by the coding sequence ATGCGGGCGATCAACGCCATCCGGTTCCTGTCGGTCGACGCGGTCCAGAAGGCGAAGTCGGGACACCCCGGAACGCCGATGGGGCTGGCGCCGCTATCGTACCTGCTGTGGACGAAGTACCTGCGATACAACCCGGCGAACCCCGATTGGAGCGGGCGCGACAGGTTCGTCCTCTCCTGCGGGCACGCCTCCATGCTCCTCTACTCTCTGCTCTACCTCACGGGGTTCGACATGGCCCTGGACGATCTTCGGGAGTTCCGGCAGTGGGGGAGCAAGACCCCGGGGCACCCGGAGGCGGGACACACCCCGGGGGTCGAGGTGACCACGGGCCCGCTGGGGCAGGGGCTGGGGAACGCCATCGGGATGGCGATGGCCTCCCGGTTGCTGGCGCAACGGTTCAACCGCCCCGGGCATGAGATCGTCTCCCATCGGATCGTGGCGCTGTGTTCCGATGGCGACATGATGGAGGGGGTCTCCTCCGAGTCGGCGTCTCTGGCCGGATTCCAAAGGCTCGGGAATCTTGCCGTGTTCTACGACGACAACCGGATCACCATCGAGGGGTCCACCGACCTCGCTTTCCGCGAGGACGTGGGGGGCCGCTTCCGGGCATACGGATGGAACGTGCTGAACGTCGCGGACGGGAACACGGATCTCGCCGGGCTGGCGGCGGCGATCGAGGTGGCCTTCTCCGAGCGGGAGCGTCCGACCCTGGTGATCGTGCGGACGAGTATCGGTTTCGGCAGCCCCAACAAGCAGGACACGGCCGAGGCGCACGGGGCGCCGCTGGGCGAGGCGGAGGTCGCTCTGGCCAAGGAGCGGCTGGGATGGCCGACCTCCCCCGATTTCTTCGTCCCCGAGGATGTCCTCGCCCACTTCCGCGAGGCGCTGTCCCGTGGGGAGCGGGCAGAGAGGGAGTGGCGCCTGAAGTTCGCTGCATACGCGGCGGCGTTCCCGGACCTCGCGCTGGAGTGGGAGCGGCGGACGTGGGGGGATCTCCCGGAAGGTTGGGCGGGTGGAATCCCCGCCTTCTCTCCCGATGCGGGTGCGGTGGCCACCCGGAGCGCATCTAAAAAGATATTGAACGAGATCGCGGCGAAGGTGCCGGAACTGGCGGGAGGGTCCGCAGACCTGGCTCCCTCGACCGATACGATCATGAAGGAGGCGGGAGACTTCCTCCCCGACGCCTCGGCGGGCGGGAGGAACTTCCACTTCGGGGTGCGGGAGCACGGGATGGGAGCGATCCTCAACGGCATGGCGCGGCACGGCGGGGTGATCCCGTACGGCGCCACCTTCTTCATCTTCACGGACTACATGCGTCCTTCCATCCGCCTGGCGGCGCTGATGGGGTGCCGCGTCGTCTACGTGCTGACGCACGACTCCGTCGGTCTGGGGGAGGACGGGCCAACGCACCAGCCGATCGAACATCTCGCGTCGCTCCGGGCGATGCCGAATCTTTACGTCTTCCGGCCCGCGGACGCCAACGAGACGGGGGTGGCTTGGCGGGTGGCCCTCGAGCGGACGAAGGGGCCCACGGCGATCGTCCTCACGCGGCAGAAGATCCCCGTGCTGCCGCCTTCGAGCGTGCACCGTGACGACGGCGCCGACCGCGGCGCCTATATCCTTTCGGACCCCGAGGAAGGGCGTCCCGACGTGCTCCTTCTGGCGTCGGGCTCGGAGGTGCACGTGGCGCTCGCCGCGAAAAAGCTTCTTTCGGCGGAGGGGGTCGCGGCACGGGTGGTTAGCATGCCGTGCTGGGAACGGTTCGAGGAGCAGCCCGGCGGGTACCGCGAGGCGGTGCTTCCGCCGGCGGTCGCTGCGCGTGTCTCCGTGGAGGCGGGGTCGACCTTCGGCTGGGAGCGGTATGTGGGGGATCGCGGCGCGTCAATCGGGATCGACCGGTTCGGAGCTTCCGCGCCGGGCGAGCGGATCTTCCGCGAACTGGGAATCACGCCGGAGGCGGTGCGCGATCGGGCGAAATCGGTCCTCGCCGCGATCCGGGGAGGAGTCCGGACATGA
- the tal gene encoding transaldolase has product MKTNPLVALGQAGQSPWLDYIHRGMIASGELARRIAEDGIKGVTSNPTIFEKAVATGHDYDEQITALAKEGAPLLTAYKRIVTDDIRAAADVLRTVYDTTKGNDGYVSLEVEPDLAGDTKATIARVRDLFDAVGRPNVMIKIPGTKEGLPAVEEMIASGIPVNVTLIFSVKRYEVVAEAYIRGLERLLEGGGDPRKVASVASFFVSRVDTAVDVLLLSTVERWPGSPRAETALSLIGKLAVANARLAYARFSEIFSSPRWNALAARGARVQRPLWASTGTKNPKYSDVKYVEELIGPDTVNTMPPQTMDAFRDHGVVADALSGAEVEANAKAVLDDYALMETGIEEVCARLEAEGVKSFSDSYHKLLAAIERRLNIPSAG; this is encoded by the coding sequence ATGAAGACGAACCCGTTGGTTGCGCTGGGTCAGGCAGGTCAGAGCCCGTGGCTCGACTACATCCACCGCGGCATGATCGCGTCGGGGGAGCTCGCCCGCCGGATCGCGGAGGACGGCATCAAAGGCGTCACCTCCAACCCGACGATCTTCGAGAAGGCGGTCGCGACGGGCCACGATTACGATGAGCAGATCACGGCGCTTGCGAAGGAGGGGGCACCGCTCCTGACGGCGTACAAGCGGATCGTGACGGACGACATCCGGGCGGCCGCGGACGTTCTGCGCACGGTGTACGACACGACGAAGGGGAACGACGGGTACGTTTCCCTTGAGGTCGAGCCGGACCTGGCGGGCGACACGAAGGCGACGATCGCCCGGGTGCGGGATCTGTTCGACGCTGTCGGGCGGCCGAACGTGATGATCAAGATCCCCGGCACGAAGGAAGGGCTTCCGGCGGTGGAGGAGATGATCGCCTCCGGGATTCCTGTGAACGTGACGCTGATCTTCTCCGTGAAACGGTACGAGGTCGTCGCGGAGGCGTACATCCGGGGCCTCGAGCGGCTTCTCGAGGGGGGCGGCGACCCGCGCAAGGTGGCGTCCGTAGCGTCGTTCTTCGTTTCCCGGGTCGACACCGCCGTGGACGTGCTCCTGCTGTCCACCGTCGAGCGGTGGCCCGGCTCGCCGAGGGCGGAGACCGCGCTGTCTCTGATCGGAAAGCTGGCGGTGGCCAACGCGCGGCTCGCGTACGCCCGGTTCAGTGAGATCTTCTCGTCTCCGCGGTGGAACGCGCTTGCGGCGCGCGGTGCGCGGGTGCAGCGGCCCCTGTGGGCGAGCACCGGGACGAAGAACCCGAAATACTCCGACGTGAAGTACGTCGAGGAGCTGATCGGCCCCGACACGGTGAACACGATGCCGCCGCAGACCATGGACGCCTTCCGCGACCACGGTGTGGTGGCCGACGCCCTGTCCGGCGCGGAAGTGGAGGCGAACGCGAAGGCGGTCCTCGACGACTACGCGCTGATGGAAACCGGGATCGAGGAGGTTTGCGCCCGCCTGGAGGCGGAAGGAGTGAAGAGTTTCTCCGATTCGTACCATAAGCTCCTTGCCGCGATCGAGCGGCGGCTGAACATCCCCTCGGCCGGATGA